In Gadus morhua chromosome 2, gadMor3.0, whole genome shotgun sequence, a single window of DNA contains:
- the si:ch73-364h19.1 gene encoding uncharacterized protein si:ch73-364h19.1 isoform X4, with the protein MSTLAGPTGPPALLTPDQFTVIVACGSSLVLFVLIVAMLYVIYRKDPQCCKVPPYRDSHRNLDGQLFLVGPPSSYGLPPLAPPLPRLPSYDSVRKSDRQRQIHMMIADRFGLNGPAGTEPPPTYEESVGHSVALPYDILLPVPEAAEPAGATPGGPAPHGETRPLPPGATEGGSDLRLPV; encoded by the exons ATGTCCACTCTGGCAGGTCCCACCGGTCCTCCCGCACTGCTGACCCCGGATCAGTTCACAGTCATCGTGGCGTGTG GCTCCTCTCTGGTTCTCTTTGTGCTCATCGTGGCCATGCTGTATGTGATCTATCGTAAAGACCCCCAATGCTGCAAAGTCCCCCCCTACCGAGACTCCCACCGGAATCTG gacGGCCAGCTGTTCCTGGTGGGCCCGCCCTCCAGCTACGGCCTGCCCCCCCTGGCGCCCCCGCTGCCGCGCCTCCCATCCTACGACAGCGTGAGGAAGAGTGACCGCCAGCGGCAGATCCACATGATGATCGCCGACCGCTTCGGCCTCAACGGCCCCGCCGGCACCGAG CCGCCACCGACCTACGAGGAGAGCGTCGGCCACTCCGTGGCCCTCCCGTACGACATCCTGCTGCCCGTCCCGGAAGCCGCCGAGCCCGCGGGCGCCACGCcgggaggccccgcccctcacggcgagacacgccccctcccgcCGGGCGCCACCGAGGGCGGCAGCGACCTCCGCCTCCCCGTCTGA
- the si:ch73-364h19.1 gene encoding uncharacterized protein si:ch73-364h19.1 isoform X1, producing MSTLAGPTGPPALLTPDQFTVIVACGSSLVLFVLIVAMLYVIYRKDPQCCKVPPYRDSHRNLHSPPQYYSSRQALMGSLFLDPDDYTQQDGQLFLVGPPSSYGLPPLAPPLPRLPSYDSVRKSDRQRQIHMMIADRFGLNGPAGTEPPPTYEESVGHSVALPYDILLPVPEAAEPAGATPGGPAPHGETRPLPPGATEGGSDLRLPV from the exons ATGTCCACTCTGGCAGGTCCCACCGGTCCTCCCGCACTGCTGACCCCGGATCAGTTCACAGTCATCGTGGCGTGTG GCTCCTCTCTGGTTCTCTTTGTGCTCATCGTGGCCATGCTGTATGTGATCTATCGTAAAGACCCCCAATGCTGCAAAGTCCCCCCCTACCGAGACTCCCACCGGAATCTG CACTCCCCCCCTCAGTACTACAGCAGCCGGCAGGCCCTGATGGGCTCTCTGTTTCTGGACCCGGACGACTACACCCAg caggacGGCCAGCTGTTCCTGGTGGGCCCGCCCTCCAGCTACGGCCTGCCCCCCCTGGCGCCCCCGCTGCCGCGCCTCCCATCCTACGACAGCGTGAGGAAGAGTGACCGCCAGCGGCAGATCCACATGATGATCGCCGACCGCTTCGGCCTCAACGGCCCCGCCGGCACCGAG CCGCCACCGACCTACGAGGAGAGCGTCGGCCACTCCGTGGCCCTCCCGTACGACATCCTGCTGCCCGTCCCGGAAGCCGCCGAGCCCGCGGGCGCCACGCcgggaggccccgcccctcacggcgagacacgccccctcccgcCGGGCGCCACCGAGGGCGGCAGCGACCTCCGCCTCCCCGTCTGA
- the si:ch73-364h19.1 gene encoding uncharacterized protein si:ch73-364h19.1 isoform X3, with protein sequence MSTLAGPTGPPALLTPDQFTVIVACGSSLVLFVLIVAMLYVIYRKDPQCCKVPPYRDSHRNLQDGQLFLVGPPSSYGLPPLAPPLPRLPSYDSVRKSDRQRQIHMMIADRFGLNGPAGTEPPPTYEESVGHSVALPYDILLPVPEAAEPAGATPGGPAPHGETRPLPPGATEGGSDLRLPV encoded by the exons ATGTCCACTCTGGCAGGTCCCACCGGTCCTCCCGCACTGCTGACCCCGGATCAGTTCACAGTCATCGTGGCGTGTG GCTCCTCTCTGGTTCTCTTTGTGCTCATCGTGGCCATGCTGTATGTGATCTATCGTAAAGACCCCCAATGCTGCAAAGTCCCCCCCTACCGAGACTCCCACCGGAATCTG caggacGGCCAGCTGTTCCTGGTGGGCCCGCCCTCCAGCTACGGCCTGCCCCCCCTGGCGCCCCCGCTGCCGCGCCTCCCATCCTACGACAGCGTGAGGAAGAGTGACCGCCAGCGGCAGATCCACATGATGATCGCCGACCGCTTCGGCCTCAACGGCCCCGCCGGCACCGAG CCGCCACCGACCTACGAGGAGAGCGTCGGCCACTCCGTGGCCCTCCCGTACGACATCCTGCTGCCCGTCCCGGAAGCCGCCGAGCCCGCGGGCGCCACGCcgggaggccccgcccctcacggcgagacacgccccctcccgcCGGGCGCCACCGAGGGCGGCAGCGACCTCCGCCTCCCCGTCTGA
- the si:ch73-364h19.1 gene encoding uncharacterized protein si:ch73-364h19.1 isoform X2: MSTLAGPTGPPALLTPDQFTVIVACGSSLVLFVLIVAMLYVIYRKDPQCCKVPPYRDSHRNLHSPPQYYSSRQALMGSLFLDPDDYTQDGQLFLVGPPSSYGLPPLAPPLPRLPSYDSVRKSDRQRQIHMMIADRFGLNGPAGTEPPPTYEESVGHSVALPYDILLPVPEAAEPAGATPGGPAPHGETRPLPPGATEGGSDLRLPV; encoded by the exons ATGTCCACTCTGGCAGGTCCCACCGGTCCTCCCGCACTGCTGACCCCGGATCAGTTCACAGTCATCGTGGCGTGTG GCTCCTCTCTGGTTCTCTTTGTGCTCATCGTGGCCATGCTGTATGTGATCTATCGTAAAGACCCCCAATGCTGCAAAGTCCCCCCCTACCGAGACTCCCACCGGAATCTG CACTCCCCCCCTCAGTACTACAGCAGCCGGCAGGCCCTGATGGGCTCTCTGTTTCTGGACCCGGACGACTACACCCAg gacGGCCAGCTGTTCCTGGTGGGCCCGCCCTCCAGCTACGGCCTGCCCCCCCTGGCGCCCCCGCTGCCGCGCCTCCCATCCTACGACAGCGTGAGGAAGAGTGACCGCCAGCGGCAGATCCACATGATGATCGCCGACCGCTTCGGCCTCAACGGCCCCGCCGGCACCGAG CCGCCACCGACCTACGAGGAGAGCGTCGGCCACTCCGTGGCCCTCCCGTACGACATCCTGCTGCCCGTCCCGGAAGCCGCCGAGCCCGCGGGCGCCACGCcgggaggccccgcccctcacggcgagacacgccccctcccgcCGGGCGCCACCGAGGGCGGCAGCGACCTCCGCCTCCCCGTCTGA
- the LOC115529488 gene encoding butyrophilin subfamily 1 member A1, giving the protein MMQCFHFMVEPAKNITAKLKESRRRARDEKLEPLEEDQLFVVDLARDLSRVCQRSGVLEQVWNQEDVWPVISCKAFILEWAFMLESKKSSLQSDGWPEMPRLSKEDLYDEEGLQQAKTIITNWTKDLRAQPEKSVWPGEPVAKVLEDLQSAWRWGRMPTLLTAMELVMWTLICQSLDKDTIPQQWFIWKQRTNQIGAVRYIPHLIWEWMSDSAAEVTLDLDSANPDLVISGNDKRMRCGFQRSGVANLHQRFDGWWCAVGAEGFSSGRRYWEVEVGERDWRLGVARESALRKGFRSLNTDTGYLTLRLERGTELKALTVPYTALPPGLIPRRVGVHLDHDHGQLSFYDVDTRAHIYSYNEAFGGEKLFPLFGTVEIVQDLVIRAPVGRSSCLCPASCLWA; this is encoded by the exons ATGATGCAATGTTTCCACTTTATGGTCGAGCCGGCCAAGAACATCACGGCCAAACTCAAG gagTCCCGTCGGAGGGCGAGGGATGAGAAGCTGGAGCCCCTGGAGGAGGACCAGCTGTTCGTGGTGGACCTGGCCCGGGACCTGAGCCGCGTGTGCCAG AGGTCCGGGGTACTGGAGCAGGTCTGGAACCAGGAGGACGTCTGGCCCGTGATCAGCTGCAAGGCCTTCATCCTGGAGTGGGCCTTCATGCTGGAGAGCAAG AAGAGCTCCCTGCAGAGCGACGGCTGGCCAGAGATGCCTCGGCTCAGTAAGGAGGACCTCTACGACGAAGAGGGCCTGCAGCAGGCCAAGACCATCATCACCAACTGGACCAAGGACCTGCGGGCCCAGCCGGAG aagaGTGTGTGGCCCGGGGAGCCGGTGGCCAAGGTGCTGGAGGACCTCCAGTCGGCGTGGCGATGGGGGCGTATGCCCACCCTCCTGACGGCCATGGAGCTGGTGATGTGGACCCTGATCTGCCAGAGCCTGGACAAG GATACTATTCCACAGCAGTGGTTCATCTGGAAACAAAGGACCAACCAAATCG GAGCCGTCCGCTACATTCCGCACTTAA TTTGGGAGTGGATGTCCGACTCCGCAG cggaggTGACCCTTGACCTAGACTCGGCCAACCCCGACCTGGTCATCAGCGGCAACGACAAGCGCATGCGCTGCGGGTTCCAGCGCAGCGGCGTGGCCAACCTGCACCAGCGCTTCGACGGCTGGTGGTGCGCCGTGGGCGCGGAGGGCTTCTCCTCCGGCCGGCGctactgggaggtggaggtgggcgaGCGCGACTGGCGGCTGGGCGTGGCCCGCGAGTCGGCGCTCCGGAAGGGCTTCCGCTCCCTGAACACCGACACGGGCTACCTGACGCTGCGCCTGGAGCGCGGCACGGAGCTGAAGGCGCTGACGGTGCCGTACACGGCGCTGCCGCCCGGGCTCATCCCCCGGCGCGTGGGCGTGCACCTGGACCACGACCACGGCCAGCTGTCCTTCTACGACGTGGACACGCGCGCCCACATCTACTCCTACAACGAGGCCTTCGGCGGCGAGAAGCTGTTCCCGCTCTTCGGCACGGTGGAGATCGTCCAGGACCTGGTGATCCGGGCGCCGGTGGGCCGCTCCAGCTGCCTCTGCCCCGCCTCCTGCCTCTGGGcctga